A region of Ferruginibacter albus DNA encodes the following proteins:
- a CDS encoding DUF3127 domain-containing protein, whose translation MSYELSGKLVAKYDTVQRTGTFKTREFVVEKSDIIGDRTISNFVKFQCVQDKTAIVDRVNVGDEIKVHFNIKGSRWEKDGKVNYITNLDAWRIEQSLKAGNAEAAPQTNNEYLEPLDTFSATSPDAVDDLPF comes from the coding sequence ATGAGTTACGAATTAAGCGGCAAATTGGTTGCTAAATATGATACAGTGCAGCGCACAGGCACTTTTAAAACAAGAGAATTTGTGGTAGAGAAATCGGACATAATCGGTGACAGGACCATTTCAAATTTTGTAAAGTTTCAATGCGTGCAGGATAAAACAGCCATTGTTGACAGAGTAAATGTAGGCGATGAGATAAAAGTACATTTCAATATAAAAGGTAGCCGTTGGGAAAAAGACGGAAAGGTTAATTATATAACTAACCTGGATGCGTGGCGTATTGAACAGTCTTTAAAAGCAGGCAATGCCGAAGCTGCGCCGCAAACCAATAATGAATATTTAGAACCATTGGATACTTTTTCTGCTACATCGCCTGATGCAGTAGATGATTTGCCATTCTAA
- the dnaA gene encoding chromosomal replication initiator protein DnaA, producing the protein MEKVFDKVWSNCLDIIKDIVEWQHFKTWFEPIKPVALKDKVLTIQVPSQFFFEYLEEHYISLLAKTLKRELGKDARLEYRIMVDSGNSKNKPLTVDVPGQGYKSYSNNEMDFPLVINNPVKNPFVIPGLKKMQIDPQLNSAYTFDSFIEGDCNRVARRAGKTVSEKPGGTSFNPLVIYGGVGLGKTHLAQSIGNEVKRLHANKVVLYVSSEKFINQFIDHSRNNAINDFIHFYQMIDVLIIDDVQFFSRAEKSQDAFFSIFNHLHQSGKQLILTTDKPPKDLEGVQERLLSRFRWGLSADLQSPDYETKIEILEKKMKNDGLDMPKEVVKYIAYNINSNVRELEGALISLLAQSSLNKREIDLELAKKVLRNFVKSSSKEITIDTIQKMVCEYFDVPYDKLLQKTRKREIVQARQITMFLAKAFTKNSLKTIGEHFGGRDHTTVIHSCQTVKDLMDTDSLFKESVLELQQKVQLAAM; encoded by the coding sequence ATGGAGAAAGTTTTTGATAAAGTATGGTCGAACTGTTTGGATATAATCAAAGACATTGTTGAGTGGCAGCATTTCAAAACCTGGTTTGAACCAATCAAACCGGTAGCTCTTAAAGACAAAGTACTTACAATACAAGTTCCAAGTCAATTCTTTTTTGAGTATCTTGAAGAACATTATATAAGCTTATTAGCTAAAACGCTTAAAAGAGAGTTGGGGAAAGATGCCCGTTTGGAGTATCGTATAATGGTTGACAGTGGAAACAGTAAAAACAAACCCCTTACAGTAGATGTACCGGGTCAGGGATATAAATCATATTCAAACAACGAAATGGATTTTCCTTTAGTTATAAATAACCCCGTTAAAAACCCATTTGTGATTCCGGGTTTAAAAAAGATGCAGATTGATCCGCAGCTTAACAGCGCCTATACATTCGATTCTTTTATTGAGGGCGATTGTAACAGGGTGGCGAGAAGAGCGGGTAAAACTGTTTCTGAAAAACCGGGAGGAACTTCTTTTAATCCATTGGTGATTTATGGTGGTGTTGGTTTGGGAAAAACACATTTGGCACAATCAATCGGCAATGAAGTAAAAAGATTGCATGCTAACAAAGTGGTATTATATGTAAGCTCTGAAAAATTTATCAACCAGTTTATTGACCACAGTCGTAATAATGCCATCAACGATTTTATACATTTTTATCAAATGATAGATGTATTAATTATAGATGACGTACAATTCTTCAGCAGGGCAGAAAAATCACAGGACGCATTCTTCTCTATATTCAATCATTTACATCAAAGCGGTAAACAATTAATATTAACTACTGATAAGCCACCAAAAGACCTGGAAGGTGTTCAGGAACGTTTGTTAAGTCGCTTCCGCTGGGGTTTAAGTGCTGATCTGCAATCTCCGGATTACGAAACCAAGATTGAGATTTTGGAGAAGAAGATGAAGAACGATGGTTTGGATATGCCGAAGGAAGTTGTAAAGTACATTGCTTACAATATTAATAGTAACGTACGTGAACTGGAAGGTGCATTGATATCCTTGTTGGCACAATCTTCGCTCAACAAAAGAGAGATAGACTTAGAATTAGCTAAGAAAGTGTTACGGAATTTTGTCAAATCATCCAGCAAAGAAATTACCATTGATACCATTCAAAAAATGGTATGTGAGTATTTTGATGTTCCGTACGATAAGTTGTTACAAAAAACCCGCAAGCGTGAAATTGTACAAGCCCGCCAGATAACAATGTTCCTTGCAAAAGCATTCACTAAAAATTCATTGAAAACAATCGGTGAACATTTTGGAGGAAGAGATCATACTACAGTAATACACAGTTGTCAAACCGTTAAAGATCTAATGGATACGGATAGCTTGTTTAAAGAAAGCGTATTAGAGCTACAGCAGAAAGTTCAGTTGGCAGCCATGTAA
- the radC gene encoding RadC family protein, with translation MKNFNKASTSIKNWAIDDRPREKLLLKGAISLSDSELLAILINNGSKERSAVDLAKEVLQLGDNNLNELGKLTLKDLQKVKGIGEAKAITIAAALELGRRRHGALVLNKPVVKSSREIAAYLQTIIKDYNYEVFAVLFLNQANKINHFEIISKGGITGTVADPRIILKKALEENATSLVLCHNHPSGNLRPSRADEELTYKIKEAAKFFDIKIIDHIIVSEDGYYSFADEGIL, from the coding sequence ATGAAAAATTTCAACAAAGCTTCCACGTCTATTAAAAACTGGGCAATTGATGACCGGCCAAGAGAAAAACTTTTATTAAAAGGCGCAATATCATTAAGTGATTCAGAACTACTGGCAATATTGATCAATAACGGCAGCAAAGAAAGATCTGCTGTAGACCTGGCAAAAGAAGTATTGCAATTGGGTGATAATAATCTGAATGAATTAGGAAAACTTACCTTGAAAGACTTGCAAAAAGTAAAAGGCATTGGTGAAGCAAAAGCTATTACCATTGCGGCTGCACTAGAATTAGGGAGAAGAAGGCATGGAGCTTTGGTGTTGAATAAACCTGTTGTGAAAAGCAGCAGGGAAATTGCTGCTTACCTGCAAACAATTATTAAAGATTATAACTATGAAGTGTTTGCTGTGTTGTTTTTAAACCAGGCGAATAAAATAAATCACTTCGAAATTATTAGTAAAGGCGGCATTACCGGAACTGTTGCAGACCCGAGAATAATATTGAAAAAAGCATTGGAAGAAAATGCTACTTCATTGGTGTTATGTCATAATCATCCATCGGGAAACTTACGACCCAGCAGGGCTGATGAAGAACTGACCTATAAGATCAAAGAAGCTGCTAAATTTTTCGATATAAAAATAATAGACCATATTATTGTGAGTGAGGATGGTTATTACAGCTTTGCTGATGAAGGGATTTTGTAA
- a CDS encoding ribose-phosphate pyrophosphokinase, with translation MESNVKLFSGTGSRYLAEKIAKKFGEPLGKVNIQTFSDGEIGVEFQESIRGQFVFLIQSTFAPTDNMMELLLMIDAAKRASAYKVIAVIPYYGYARQDRKDRPRVAIGSKLVANMLTAAGADRVITMDLHAPQIQGYFDIPVDHLESSAIFIPYIEDLKLSNLTFAAPDVGSANRIREIASYFEVEMVICDKHRKRANEIASMVVIGDVTDKDIVLIDDICDTGGTLAKSAGLLKEKGARSVRAFCTHPVLSGKAYDNINNSVLEELVVSDTIPLKQETGKIKVVSTDDLFATAIRNAFENKSINSLFLRSMREKK, from the coding sequence ATGGAATCCAACGTAAAACTTTTCTCCGGCACTGGCTCTCGATATTTAGCAGAAAAAATCGCAAAAAAATTTGGCGAACCTTTAGGTAAGGTTAACATCCAAACTTTTAGTGACGGTGAAATAGGAGTAGAGTTCCAGGAAAGCATACGTGGACAATTTGTGTTTTTAATTCAAAGCACTTTTGCACCCACCGATAATATGATGGAATTGTTGTTGATGATTGATGCAGCAAAAAGGGCTTCGGCATATAAAGTAATTGCAGTTATTCCTTATTACGGTTATGCAAGACAAGACCGGAAAGATCGTCCACGAGTTGCAATCGGTTCTAAGTTGGTAGCTAATATGCTTACTGCAGCCGGCGCAGACAGAGTGATCACAATGGATCTACATGCTCCGCAAATTCAAGGCTATTTTGATATTCCGGTTGATCATCTCGAATCTTCAGCCATCTTCATTCCTTATATTGAAGATTTAAAATTATCCAACCTAACCTTTGCAGCACCTGATGTTGGTAGTGCCAATCGTATTCGTGAGATCGCTTCTTATTTTGAAGTGGAAATGGTTATCTGCGATAAGCACCGCAAACGTGCCAACGAAATTGCCAGCATGGTGGTAATTGGCGATGTTACAGATAAAGACATTGTACTTATTGACGACATTTGTGATACCGGTGGTACATTGGCTAAAAGCGCCGGATTATTAAAAGAAAAAGGAGCCCGCAGTGTTCGTGCTTTTTGTACGCATCCGGTGTTAAGCGGCAAGGCTTATGATAATATCAACAACAGTGTGTTGGAAGAGCTGGTTGTTTCCGACACTATTCCTTTAAAACAAGAGACAGGTAAAATAAAAGTAGTATCTACGGATGACCTATTTGCTACAGCTATTCGGAATGCTTTTGAAAATAAAAGCATCAACAGTCTTTTTCTTCGCAGCATGAGAGAGAAGAAGTAA
- a CDS encoding 50S ribosomal protein L25, whose protein sequence is MKTITIEGQIRTEFGKAATRQLRSEEKVPAVIYGGAQEVNFSAPAAAFKSVVYTPDFTVIDVQVGGKSHKCVLKDLQFDKVTDSLAHVDFLELVEDKKVVVTLPIKFVGTPAGVKAGGKLVTKIKSLKVKLYPKDLRENIEVDISALELNGNVRVEDVKAENVEIMNSPRIPIASVTLTRQLKQEEAAAPKAEAAKAPAAAAPAAKK, encoded by the coding sequence ATGAAAACGATTACAATCGAAGGACAAATCAGGACCGAATTTGGCAAAGCAGCCACCCGCCAACTTCGCTCTGAGGAAAAAGTGCCAGCTGTAATTTATGGAGGTGCACAGGAGGTTAACTTTTCAGCTCCTGCAGCGGCATTTAAAAGCGTGGTGTATACACCCGATTTTACGGTTATTGATGTACAAGTAGGTGGTAAATCACACAAATGCGTGCTAAAAGATCTGCAATTTGACAAAGTAACTGACTCATTAGCTCACGTTGACTTTTTAGAATTAGTAGAAGACAAAAAAGTAGTAGTAACCTTGCCTATTAAATTTGTAGGTACTCCTGCCGGCGTAAAAGCGGGTGGTAAATTGGTTACTAAGATCAAATCGTTGAAAGTAAAATTGTATCCAAAAGATTTGCGTGAAAACATTGAAGTGGATATTTCGGCATTAGAATTAAACGGTAACGTTCGTGTAGAAGATGTAAAAGCAGAAAACGTAGAGATCATGAACTCTCCTCGTATTCCTATTGCATCCGTAACATTAACGCGTCAGCTGAAACAGGAAGAAGCTGCTGCTCCAAAAGCAGAAGCTGCAAAAGCACCTGCTGCTGCTGCACCTGCTGCGAAAAAATAA
- the yidC gene encoding membrane protein insertase YidC has protein sequence MGFDRNTIIGFVLIGLLMAGFFYFNMKDQNAYEAKQKIMADSIAQVQRQVAIRDSVAYLKNHPKQDSVKAAGPINVFKKQDNAVEQLSVLENAVVKITFTNKGAQPKSVELKKYKTFDGKPVILLNNDSSNFSYRINSGDGGTASINDLSFSNGVVTTNADKSQNISFSLKDSSGKEITHQYTLHADDYLLDFSLGINGADKLVTQNTLNLSWQVRATQIEKDVHYERQQMQVGYLTDDKYDFERGTGIGEKTFEKPVDWLSVKQQFFITALADKNKFQSATIDWRAPLVDDSGTTLLQSTANLHLPLNGSTAAVPLQFYFGPSDYHVLNKYNNGMSQIVPYGSGLFAFVKYINRHVLLPVFDFLKDHVVSMGVVILLLTLFIRILTSPILYKSYVSGAKMKALKPEIDKLKEKYGSDQQAMSMEQMKLWKSAGVSPLGGCLPAVLQIPIFMSLYYFFQSNIDLRGQSFWWAKDLASYDVIAKLPFSIPFYGDHVSLFTLTAVATSLLISIYGMANMQDNSNPAMKYMPYIFPVLLLGVFNRLPAALTWYYTISNSITLILQVVIQKYIIDHNKILAQIEENRKKPVKMSKLQQRIQEMQESNKKAQDNLNKRKGNI, from the coding sequence ATGGGATTTGATAGAAATACGATAATAGGATTTGTGCTGATAGGGTTATTAATGGCTGGCTTCTTTTATTTCAACATGAAAGACCAGAATGCTTACGAAGCAAAACAAAAAATAATGGCGGATTCTATTGCACAGGTGCAAAGACAAGTAGCAATAAGAGATTCTGTTGCCTATTTAAAAAATCATCCTAAACAAGATAGTGTTAAAGCAGCAGGACCCATAAATGTTTTTAAAAAACAGGATAATGCAGTTGAACAATTAAGTGTATTGGAAAATGCGGTAGTTAAAATAACATTTACCAATAAGGGAGCACAGCCTAAATCGGTTGAACTAAAAAAGTATAAAACCTTTGATGGTAAACCGGTAATATTATTAAACAACGACTCTTCTAACTTTTCTTATAGAATAAATTCGGGAGATGGTGGAACTGCATCAATAAATGATCTCAGTTTTTCAAACGGAGTTGTAACAACCAACGCGGATAAAAGTCAAAATATTTCCTTTAGCTTAAAAGATTCAAGCGGTAAAGAAATAACACATCAATATACATTACATGCTGATGATTATTTGCTGGATTTTTCTCTTGGAATAAATGGAGCTGATAAATTAGTTACACAAAATACGTTGAATCTTTCATGGCAGGTAAGAGCAACACAGATTGAAAAAGATGTTCATTATGAAAGACAGCAAATGCAGGTTGGCTATTTAACTGATGACAAATACGATTTTGAACGAGGTACAGGCATTGGTGAAAAAACTTTTGAAAAGCCGGTTGACTGGTTAAGCGTTAAACAACAATTCTTTATTACGGCATTAGCAGATAAAAATAAATTTCAAAGCGCTACTATTGATTGGCGAGCACCTCTTGTTGATGATTCCGGTACCACCTTATTACAATCAACAGCTAATTTGCATCTGCCCTTAAATGGCAGCACTGCTGCTGTTCCCTTACAATTTTATTTTGGACCAAGCGATTATCATGTATTGAACAAGTATAATAATGGTATGTCTCAAATTGTACCTTACGGAAGCGGACTGTTTGCATTTGTAAAATATATTAATCGCCATGTATTATTACCGGTGTTTGATTTCTTAAAAGATCATGTGGTTAGCATGGGTGTGGTAATTCTTTTGTTGACTTTATTTATCCGCATCCTTACATCGCCAATCTTATATAAGAGTTATGTTAGTGGCGCTAAAATGAAAGCATTAAAACCGGAGATCGATAAGTTAAAGGAAAAATACGGCAGTGATCAACAGGCAATGAGCATGGAGCAAATGAAGCTTTGGAAAAGTGCAGGAGTAAGCCCGTTAGGAGGTTGTTTGCCGGCAGTGCTGCAGATTCCCATCTTTATGTCATTATACTATTTCTTCCAATCTAATATTGATTTACGTGGACAATCGTTTTGGTGGGCGAAAGATCTGGCGTCGTATGATGTAATTGCCAAACTTCCTTTTTCTATTCCTTTCTATGGAGATCATGTAAGCTTATTTACATTAACGGCAGTCGCAACAAGTTTATTGATCTCAATATATGGAATGGCTAACATGCAGGATAATTCAAATCCTGCTATGAAGTACATGCCTTACATTTTTCCTGTTTTATTATTAGGAGTATTTAATAGATTACCTGCAGCGTTAACATGGTATTACACCATTTCAAACTCAATAACACTTATTCTCCAGGTTGTAATTCAGAAATATATTATTGACCACAATAAGATATTAGCACAAATAGAAGAGAACCGTAAAAAGCCTGTAAAAATGAGCAAGCTGCAGCAGCGTATCCAGGAAATGCAGGAAAGCAACAAAAAAGCGCAGGACAATTTAAATAAGCGTAAAGGAAATATCTAA
- a CDS encoding tetratricopeptide repeat protein has translation MSKYPYRQDREEMRELLNQYQNLKNGKAHSFIEEDSFEKIIDYFDEKDQLKDAIEAADYAIEQYPYSSSLLIKKADLLIANKQYKESLYYLGKAEVLDVSDINLYILKTDAYLALDQQEKAAVVLEAALDYFSGDERLELLFELADVYDDYENFEKVFDCLKMILEQDPNNEEALYKICFWTDFTGRNEEGIRLHQKIIDDYPFSELAWFNLAAAYQGIKLYEKAIDAYQYAVAIDEKFDYAWRNMGDAYLRLRKYKEAIEALQKVLELSRPEDVIYEAIGHCYDKMQNYAQARFHYRKAVHLNQEDSQLHYKIACTYMNESEWERAIKSLEAAMRIHPSQSEYNLAMGQCYSESGKVEEAIQYFAQALKIKPKNVNYWLELLRFLYKSDCFEEGVEYTDYAIKQTADKPIFLFYKSAFLFALGKSKEALLQLEEGMAKAPKLIKKLIELNPAILQSQPVVDIIARFKRNKSI, from the coding sequence ATGAGTAAATATCCATATCGCCAGGACAGGGAAGAAATGAGGGAATTACTGAACCAGTACCAAAACCTCAAAAACGGGAAAGCCCACTCCTTTATCGAGGAAGATTCTTTTGAAAAGATCATCGATTACTTTGACGAGAAAGATCAGCTAAAAGACGCTATTGAGGCGGCTGATTACGCTATTGAACAATATCCTTATTCCTCCTCTTTATTAATTAAAAAGGCAGATCTGCTCATTGCCAATAAACAATACAAAGAATCACTCTATTATTTGGGAAAAGCAGAAGTGCTGGATGTAAGTGATATCAATTTATATATATTAAAAACGGATGCCTATCTCGCCCTGGACCAGCAGGAAAAAGCTGCTGTCGTTTTGGAGGCTGCATTAGATTATTTCAGCGGTGATGAGCGCCTGGAGTTATTATTTGAATTGGCAGATGTGTACGATGACTACGAAAATTTTGAAAAAGTATTTGATTGCCTCAAAATGATTTTGGAGCAAGACCCCAATAATGAAGAGGCTTTGTATAAAATTTGTTTCTGGACTGATTTTACAGGCAGAAATGAAGAAGGTATCCGGCTGCATCAAAAAATAATTGATGATTATCCATTTAGTGAATTGGCATGGTTTAACCTGGCTGCAGCTTACCAGGGGATAAAACTTTATGAAAAAGCAATTGATGCCTATCAATATGCAGTAGCTATTGACGAAAAGTTTGATTATGCATGGCGTAATATGGGCGATGCTTATCTGCGTTTGAGAAAATACAAAGAAGCCATTGAAGCACTGCAAAAAGTATTGGAATTGTCACGTCCGGAAGACGTTATTTATGAAGCAATAGGGCATTGTTACGATAAGATGCAGAATTATGCCCAGGCAAGATTTCATTACAGAAAAGCAGTGCATTTAAACCAGGAAGATAGTCAACTACATTATAAAATAGCTTGTACGTATATGAACGAAAGTGAGTGGGAGCGGGCTATTAAAAGCCTGGAAGCAGCTATGCGTATTCACCCTTCTCAATCTGAATATAATTTAGCAATGGGACAATGTTACAGCGAATCAGGAAAAGTAGAAGAAGCTATTCAATATTTTGCGCAGGCATTAAAAATAAAACCTAAAAATGTCAATTACTGGCTGGAATTATTACGTTTTCTGTACAAATCAGACTGTTTTGAAGAAGGCGTTGAATATACAGATTATGCTATAAAACAAACAGCAGATAAGCCCATATTCCTATTTTATAAAAGCGCTTTTCTGTTCGCATTAGGTAAATCAAAAGAGGCGTTACTACAATTGGAAGAAGGAATGGCGAAAGCCCCTAAACTTATTAAGAAATTAATTGAATTAAATCCTGCTATATTGCAAAGTCAGCCGGTGGTTGATATTATTGCACGCTTTAAAAGAAATAAATCCATTTAA
- a CDS encoding phosphosulfolactate synthase: MNFNLTQMPQRNQRPRTHGITMVMDKGLSIGEAKNFMSIAHPHVDIVKLGFGTSFVTPNLKEKLEVYRSYDIPVYFGGTLFEAFLVRNQFNDYINVCKEFGISYMEVSDGSITIPHAEKCAYIEKLTKHGTVLSEVGSKDAAHIIPPYKWIELMKAELEAGSSYVIAEARESGNVGIYRGSGEVREGLVQEILTQIPEEKILWEAPQKEQQLYFLELIGCNVNLGNIAPSEVIALEAMRVGLRGDSFHLYLNKENA; encoded by the coding sequence ATGAATTTTAATCTTACACAGATGCCTCAACGTAATCAAAGGCCTCGTACTCATGGCATTACTATGGTGATGGATAAAGGCTTAAGCATTGGAGAGGCAAAAAACTTCATGAGTATTGCTCACCCTCATGTTGATATTGTAAAGTTGGGATTTGGAACTTCTTTTGTTACACCTAATCTTAAAGAAAAGCTGGAAGTATATCGTTCATATGATATTCCGGTATATTTTGGCGGTACTTTGTTTGAAGCTTTTTTAGTTCGCAACCAGTTTAATGATTACATAAATGTTTGTAAAGAATTTGGGATCTCTTACATGGAAGTGAGTGATGGTTCTATTACAATTCCCCATGCAGAAAAATGCGCTTATATTGAAAAACTTACTAAGCATGGAACGGTATTAAGCGAAGTTGGAAGTAAAGATGCTGCACATATTATTCCTCCTTATAAATGGATCGAATTAATGAAAGCTGAACTGGAAGCGGGCTCCAGCTATGTTATTGCAGAAGCAAGAGAATCGGGGAATGTTGGCATTTATAGAGGTTCAGGCGAAGTGAGGGAAGGCCTGGTGCAGGAAATTTTAACTCAGATCCCGGAAGAAAAAATATTGTGGGAAGCTCCTCAAAAAGAACAACAATTGTATTTTTTAGAATTGATCGGTTGCAATGTAAACCTTGGCAATATAGCACCTTCGGAAGTAATTGCATTAGAAGCAATGCGTGTTGGTTTACGCGGAGACTCTTTCCATTTGTATCTTAATAAAGAAAATGCTTAA
- a CDS encoding shikimate dehydrogenase family protein, translating into MKLYGLIGYPLGHSFSKEYFTKKFERENLTDCSFEAFPIPTIEEFPALIKNNPSLKGLSVTIPYKEQVLQYITELSDEVKFIGATNSIKISGDKLIGYNTDIIGFEQSFSRHLKPHHKKALILGTGGAAKAVQYVLQKLNIEFLTVTRNAELKHGFINYSSINEVIGKEYTVIINCSPVGTFPNADVCPDIPYSLLTSDHYLFDLVYNPAKTLFLQKGEEKGTAIQNGYDMLVLQAEASWKIWNS; encoded by the coding sequence ATGAAGCTTTACGGTTTAATAGGTTATCCACTGGGGCATTCTTTTTCAAAAGAATATTTTACTAAAAAATTTGAAAGAGAAAACCTTACTGATTGTTCCTTTGAAGCTTTTCCTATACCAACTATTGAAGAATTCCCGGCGTTAATAAAAAACAATCCTTCATTAAAAGGTTTAAGCGTAACTATTCCCTACAAAGAGCAGGTTTTACAATACATTACAGAACTTTCAGACGAAGTAAAATTTATTGGCGCTACCAATAGTATTAAAATAAGCGGTGATAAATTAATTGGCTATAATACAGATATTATAGGTTTTGAACAATCGTTCTCCAGGCATTTAAAACCTCACCATAAAAAGGCATTGATATTAGGCACGGGCGGTGCGGCAAAAGCTGTACAATATGTGTTGCAAAAATTGAATATTGAATTTTTAACAGTAACCCGAAATGCTGAACTGAAGCATGGTTTCATCAATTACTCTTCCATAAACGAAGTTATAGGTAAGGAATATACAGTAATCATTAATTGTTCACCGGTTGGCACTTTTCCTAATGCAGATGTTTGCCCTGACATACCTTATAGCTTATTAACTTCTGATCATTATTTATTTGATCTGGTATATAATCCTGCTAAAACATTATTCTTACAAAAAGGAGAAGAGAAGGGCACAGCTATTCAAAACGGATACGATATGTTGGTGTTACAGGCAGAAGCAAGCTGGAAGATCTGGAATAGTTAA
- a CDS encoding acyl-CoA thioesterase, whose product MARVKIEIPSAAIGTVTIPVRITDLNYGNHVGNDSFISILHEARVQWLQQHDLSELNVGGCGLIMADLAIEFKSESFYGDIVEIKLSAGEISRVGFELYYQLSAKRNDENVLLANAKTGMICYDYTSKKVVAVPESLKSILMN is encoded by the coding sequence ATGGCTAGAGTTAAAATAGAAATACCTTCCGCTGCAATTGGAACTGTTACCATTCCTGTACGTATAACGGACTTGAATTACGGCAATCATGTAGGCAACGATTCATTTATTTCTATTCTTCATGAAGCAAGAGTACAATGGCTACAACAACATGACCTAAGCGAGCTAAACGTTGGTGGCTGCGGATTGATAATGGCTGACCTGGCTATTGAATTTAAGAGTGAATCTTTTTACGGAGATATCGTTGAAATAAAATTATCTGCGGGAGAAATATCAAGAGTTGGATTTGAATTGTATTATCAATTATCTGCCAAAAGAAATGATGAAAACGTTTTATTGGCAAATGCTAAAACAGGAATGATCTGTTACGATTATACTAGTAAGAAAGTAGTTGCTGTACCTGAGAGCTTAAAATCAATTCTTATGAATTAA
- the rdgB gene encoding RdgB/HAM1 family non-canonical purine NTP pyrophosphatase gives MEKLIFATNNQNKVNEVRKVLGNLFDIVTLKEAGIDIDIPEPHNTLEANATEKSSTIYTLTGKNCFSEDTGLEVEALNGEPGVRSARYAGEHAAFEDNVQKLLLNLKDVDNKKAQFRTVISLIQNGIEHQFEGICKGKIIDEKRGTNGFGYDPIFIPAGSEKTFAEMEMEEKNLFSHRKKAMKKLIDFLTQNV, from the coding sequence ATGGAGAAATTAATTTTTGCTACCAATAATCAGAATAAAGTAAATGAAGTAAGAAAAGTATTAGGCAATTTGTTTGATATAGTTACTTTAAAAGAAGCAGGCATTGATATAGATATTCCTGAACCGCATAATACATTGGAAGCGAACGCTACTGAAAAATCTTCTACCATTTATACGCTTACCGGCAAGAACTGTTTTAGTGAAGATACCGGCCTGGAAGTAGAAGCATTAAACGGCGAACCTGGAGTTAGAAGCGCCCGTTATGCCGGTGAGCATGCGGCTTTTGAAGATAACGTTCAAAAATTATTATTGAATTTAAAAGATGTTGACAATAAGAAAGCTCAATTTAGAACTGTGATTTCGTTAATACAAAACGGAATTGAACATCAGTTTGAAGGAATATGTAAAGGAAAGATCATTGATGAGAAAAGAGGAACTAACGGCTTCGGGTATGACCCGATTTTTATTCCTGCCGGAAGCGAAAAAACTTTTGCTGAAATGGAAATGGAAGAAAAGAATTTATTTAGTCATCGTAAAAAAGCGATGAAGAAACTGATTGATTTTTTGACACAAAATGTTTGA